In Flavobacterium sp. WV_118_3, one DNA window encodes the following:
- a CDS encoding FtsX-like permease family protein yields the protein MNFPFYIAKRYTVSFSKSTAINIITGIASLGIIVSAMSLFVVLSVFSGLREFSLSFANDTDPDLKMFGKTGKSLTISPEQEKQLKNTKSIALFSKVVEERVLFYFNGKEQVAYLKGVDSIYRKINPFEKKIYGGQWLNPNTSQVVVGYGITNKLSMGLFDYNNTFEVFVPKPGKGTIDNPNDAFNKAVLVPIGIYAINEDLDNKYVFSDLALAQELLQYKPNQVTAIEFQLKAGADENLALSEIKSIFKDSVSIKTRAQLNDSLYKMLNTENIAVYLIFTLVIIVALFNLIGALIMMILDKKANLKTLFNLGAEIKHLRSIFLLQGSLITVTGGLIGLVLGIIVVILQKQFSLIMVTPTMAYPVVFDIMNILTVLLTIVILGFLASLIASSRVSKKLLQ from the coding sequence TTGAATTTCCCGTTTTACATAGCCAAACGATATACCGTTAGTTTTAGCAAAAGCACCGCGATCAATATCATTACCGGTATTGCATCGCTGGGTATTATTGTTAGTGCTATGTCCTTATTTGTTGTGCTTTCGGTCTTTAGTGGCCTAAGGGAGTTTAGTCTTTCGTTTGCCAACGATACCGATCCCGATCTGAAAATGTTCGGAAAAACCGGCAAATCACTCACCATTAGTCCGGAACAGGAAAAACAGCTTAAAAACACCAAAAGTATCGCGCTTTTTAGCAAAGTGGTCGAGGAACGCGTTTTGTTCTATTTTAATGGTAAGGAACAGGTAGCCTATTTAAAAGGTGTGGATAGCATCTACAGAAAAATCAACCCGTTTGAAAAGAAAATTTATGGTGGTCAGTGGCTCAATCCAAATACCAGTCAGGTAGTCGTAGGATATGGCATTACCAATAAATTGTCGATGGGACTTTTCGATTACAACAACACCTTTGAAGTTTTTGTACCAAAACCCGGCAAAGGCACGATCGACAATCCGAATGACGCTTTTAACAAAGCGGTTTTGGTTCCGATTGGGATTTATGCCATCAACGAAGATCTGGATAACAAATACGTTTTTTCCGATTTAGCACTGGCACAGGAATTATTGCAATACAAACCCAATCAGGTGACTGCTATCGAATTTCAGCTTAAAGCCGGAGCCGATGAAAATCTGGCATTATCCGAAATCAAATCTATTTTTAAAGACTCCGTTTCAATCAAAACACGGGCGCAGCTCAACGACAGTCTTTACAAGATGCTGAATACCGAAAATATTGCCGTTTACCTGATCTTTACATTAGTGATCATCGTGGCATTATTCAATCTGATCGGTGCCTTGATCATGATGATTCTGGATAAAAAAGCCAATCTGAAAACACTTTTTAATCTCGGTGCCGAAATCAAACACCTAAGAAGTATTTTTCTGCTTCAAGGTAGTTTGATCACCGTAACCGGAGGACTAATCGGTTTAGTGCTCGGTATTATTGTGGTGATCCTGCAAAAACAGTTTTCACTGATCATGGTTACGCCAACAATGGCCTATCCGGTGGTTTTCGATATTATGAACATTCTTACCGTATTACTGACGATCGTTATTTTAGGCTTTCTGGCATCGCTTATCGCCTCCAGTCGCGTGAGTAAAAAATTATTACAATAG
- a CDS encoding MATE family efflux transporter — protein MTETNRPQGTLFKIFNTIKQALKGDENFDYTSGSIKKAVILLAIPMVLEMLMESVFALVDLYFVGHLEHSSYAIQTVGLTESVITIIYSLAIGISMAATAVVARRIGEKDPVAAAKAGMQAIIIAVFINSIISIGGFIFAKDILLLMGASQEAADYGVNFTRIMMGGSLCIMLLFLINGIFRGAGNAAIAMKSLWLANICNIILCPILINGFGPIPAFGLTGAAIATTTGRSIGVLYQLYHLFNGRGILKIIPSYFIPDFKQIKALIKIAAPGVLQFVIASCSWIFLAQLVATTGGDHGSAGYQTALRIMMFFILPAWGLSNAASTLVGQNLGAKQVERAEKSVITTAKYNVAFMAVITVVTFLFAQYIIGFFTDDILIQNIAVEALHIMCLGYVFYGIGMVLINTFNGAGDTWTPTWVNFFGFWLFQIPLAYLLAKYYQMGPTGVFLSVPIAETAITIASIFLYRRGRWKRVEV, from the coding sequence ATGACAGAAACAAATAGGCCGCAAGGCACTCTTTTTAAAATTTTCAATACGATCAAACAAGCCCTTAAAGGGGACGAAAATTTCGATTATACCAGCGGTAGTATCAAAAAAGCAGTAATCCTATTGGCCATTCCCATGGTTTTGGAAATGCTGATGGAATCCGTTTTTGCTTTGGTCGACCTGTATTTTGTGGGCCATTTGGAGCATAGTAGCTACGCCATTCAAACCGTAGGTTTAACCGAATCGGTAATCACCATTATCTATTCACTTGCCATTGGAATCAGTATGGCCGCAACCGCCGTAGTGGCGCGTCGTATCGGAGAAAAAGATCCGGTTGCCGCAGCCAAAGCCGGTATGCAGGCTATTATTATTGCGGTTTTTATCAATAGTATTATCAGTATTGGCGGGTTTATTTTCGCCAAAGATATTTTATTACTGATGGGCGCTTCTCAGGAAGCCGCCGATTATGGGGTGAATTTTACCCGCATTATGATGGGTGGTAGCTTATGTATTATGTTGCTTTTCCTGATCAACGGAATTTTTCGCGGAGCCGGAAATGCCGCGATCGCGATGAAAAGTTTATGGCTGGCCAATATCTGTAACATTATTTTATGTCCGATATTGATCAATGGTTTCGGGCCCATACCGGCTTTCGGACTAACGGGTGCTGCAATTGCGACGACTACCGGTAGAAGTATCGGCGTACTCTATCAATTGTACCATTTGTTTAACGGTCGGGGCATTTTAAAAATCATCCCTTCTTATTTTATTCCGGATTTCAAACAGATAAAAGCATTGATCAAAATCGCAGCTCCGGGTGTTTTACAGTTTGTAATCGCTTCGTGTAGCTGGATCTTTTTAGCGCAACTGGTGGCTACAACCGGCGGTGATCATGGATCGGCCGGATACCAGACAGCTTTACGAATTATGATGTTTTTTATCCTTCCGGCCTGGGGATTGAGTAATGCCGCTTCTACCCTGGTAGGACAAAATCTTGGTGCCAAACAGGTGGAACGCGCCGAAAAATCGGTAATCACAACCGCTAAATATAACGTAGCATTTATGGCTGTAATTACGGTTGTTACCTTTCTGTTTGCTCAGTATATTATCGGCTTCTTTACAGACGATATACTGATACAAAATATCGCAGTTGAAGCGCTACACATTATGTGCTTAGGCTATGTTTTTTATGGTATCGGAATGGTGTTGATCAACACCTTTAACGGAGCAGGTGATACCTGGACACCAACCTGGGTAAACTTTTTCGGGTTTTGGTTGTTCCAGATTCCATTGGCGTATCTGTTGGCCAAATATTATCAAATGGGGCCAACCGGGGTATTCCTTTCGGTTCCGATTGCCGAAACAGCAATTACAATCGCCAGTATTTTTCTGTATCGCAGAGGGCGTTGGAAACGCGTTGAAGTATAA
- the dusB gene encoding tRNA dihydrouridine synthase DusB codes for MVKIGNIELPDYPLLLAPMEDVSDPPFRRLCKLHGADLMYSEFISSEGLIRDAMKSRKKLDIFDYERPVGIQIFGGDEEAMALSAKIVETVEPDLVDINFGCPVKKVVCKGAGAGVLKDIDLMVRLTKAVVKSTHLPVTVKTRLGWDDDSINIDEVAERLQDVGVQALTIHARTRAQMYKGHSDWTHIERVKNNPRITMPIFGNGDIDSPQKALEYKNRFGLDGIMIGRAAIGYPWIFNEIKHYFETGELLAAPTIKDRVEAARNHLTWSMDWKGERVGIVEMRRHYTNYFKGIHGFKEYRQKLVTQDDSAVLFKVFEEIEDAYADYQMT; via the coding sequence ATGGTCAAGATTGGCAATATAGAATTACCGGATTATCCGCTATTACTCGCACCTATGGAAGATGTGAGTGATCCGCCATTCCGCAGGTTGTGCAAATTGCATGGCGCGGATTTGATGTATTCCGAATTTATTTCTTCGGAAGGATTGATCCGTGATGCGATGAAGAGTCGTAAAAAGCTGGACATTTTCGATTATGAACGACCGGTAGGGATTCAGATTTTCGGAGGGGATGAAGAAGCGATGGCCTTATCGGCCAAGATCGTGGAAACCGTAGAACCGGATTTGGTCGATATCAATTTTGGTTGTCCGGTAAAAAAGGTCGTTTGTAAAGGTGCCGGAGCAGGCGTTTTAAAAGATATTGATCTGATGGTTCGTTTAACCAAAGCCGTGGTTAAAAGTACGCATCTGCCGGTAACGGTAAAAACCCGTTTGGGATGGGATGACGATTCGATTAATATCGATGAGGTAGCCGAACGATTACAGGACGTCGGAGTTCAGGCACTTACAATCCATGCGCGCACCCGGGCACAGATGTACAAAGGACATTCCGACTGGACGCATATTGAACGGGTAAAAAATAACCCGAGAATCACGATGCCGATCTTTGGTAATGGCGATATCGACAGTCCGCAAAAAGCCTTGGAATACAAAAACCGATTTGGCTTGGATGGAATTATGATCGGACGTGCGGCGATTGGATATCCATGGATTTTTAACGAGATCAAACATTATTTTGAAACCGGTGAATTACTAGCAGCGCCTACGATCAAAGACAGAGTGGAAGCGGCACGAAACCACCTTACCTGGTCAATGGACTGGAAAGGCGAACGCGTTGGGATTGTAGAAATGCGTCGTCATTATACCAATTATTTTAAAGGCATCCACGGATTTAAAGAATACCGTCAGAAACTGGTTACTCAGGACGATAGTGCGGTACTGTTTAAAGTCTTCGAAGAAATTGAAGACGCGTATGCCGATTATCAGATGACATAA
- a CDS encoding choice-of-anchor L domain-containing protein, translated as MKRVFLLLLFFSSLTFYAQGIAIDTTSQTVPQLVSNILLQNSCFNETNFQFSSHRGIGQFTNTNPNFPIQEGIVIRNGIAKYTEGQYTGLNESSFLTNAGDPDLQNISNASGQTLPIRDVAYIQFDFTPLSSSFSFDFLFASNEYGEYQCGFNDIFAFLLTDLTTGVTTNLAVIPNTNIPISIKTIRDNQYNSGCTSSNPGLFGRYNVNNPGTSAINMRGQTTLLTASSTVTPNNPYRIKLAIGDYNDSNFDSAVFIAGKSFTTNTNLGSDTTICQGETIVLQSGLGPQFNHVWTFNHNIIPGATSSSLSVTQAGLYSVIATTTNGTCQMTDEIEITDLTIGTPQDIRVCNNGSTNYPFNLTQNNATVLGLNPADFDVLYYASLADANANNPIPASDINNYLSTGGQTIYIKVRKHNGNVICDNLTSFDLIVNNTITPGQALNMTKCSNRNGQLSFDLTVETPIVLNGQSLSDFSIQYFTSQSSADSNTNSITDPTAFIVNASQSPVTIWVRMTDVNNLNCYALTSFTITILPLPLVDVHPDVIECSSYVLPPITNGNYFSGSSGSGTPLFPGDTITQQGTYYIYNTAPGPLGCADQTTFVVTLIDQLSFPEVGCEQYIIRSAPAGHFYTGPGGTGTLLPVGTVLTTNQTIYFYAVVNGNVCQEKIYNIRILQKPVVDKPNDVITCNSYVLPQLNFGNYYSQPGGVGPQIQPGTVITTSQDIYVYAFDGECDDEHLFRVTIIDGPSFQPVTACGEYTLPAIEVGNYYTQPLGGGTPIPAGTVIYNSQTVYYYAPTTSTPNCTDFLNYQITILPKPLVDTPADRMECGQYILPPLTNGNYYTGTGGTGTQMSAGQVLINTRTIYVYAVAANGCTNEHAFTVTIRPVPPIDSFTDVYTCTTFTLPPLNNGNYFTGPGGTGTQLSPGTEISTTQTLYIYNNWNDFPQCSNQTVFTVNAIGVEVGTFDDIKACDSYTLPNLTVGNYYAQPNGQGAIIPDGTVLTTSQTVYVYAISGNRINCTDEDDFVVTISTTPTLPNFNNVERCGSYTLPPLPSGGYFSGSGGTGTAYQPGDNITTSQTVYVYLAAPDNANCFIEKPFLVTIYPLLDLNIPDGIICVDPLTQNPLTSYTITTGLNPALFTVEWYQNNQLIHTGPNYTATQVGQYTINTIKLTPESGNDCNYNPTTVTIEPSSIAVATLSVGEPFSDDSSISVNITGGYGHYEYQLDDGNPQSSNYFTNVSGGEHWVTITDTKNNCGNIRLRAFILKYPNFFTPNGDGYNDTWNIRDLRNQKDARIYIFDRYGKFLKQLRPDGPGWDGTYNGYPLPSTDYWFKVIFKDNGEEKEFKSHFSMKR; from the coding sequence ATGAAAAGAGTTTTCTTATTGTTGCTGTTTTTTTCCAGCCTTACTTTTTATGCGCAGGGAATTGCTATTGACACTACATCACAAACCGTTCCGCAATTAGTGAGCAACATTCTTTTGCAAAATTCCTGCTTTAACGAAACGAATTTCCAGTTTTCGTCTCATCGCGGTATCGGACAGTTTACCAATACCAATCCCAATTTCCCGATTCAGGAAGGCATTGTGATACGAAACGGTATCGCCAAATATACCGAAGGGCAATATACCGGGTTAAATGAAAGTTCTTTTCTCACCAACGCTGGCGATCCCGATCTACAAAATATCAGTAATGCCAGTGGACAAACACTTCCGATTCGGGATGTCGCTTATATACAGTTCGATTTTACACCTTTATCCAGTAGTTTTAGTTTTGATTTTCTATTTGCTTCCAACGAATATGGCGAATACCAATGTGGTTTCAACGATATCTTTGCTTTTCTGCTAACCGATCTTACCACCGGTGTTACCACAAACCTGGCGGTGATTCCCAATACCAATATTCCGATTTCCATAAAAACGATTCGAGACAACCAATACAATTCAGGCTGCACCTCGTCTAATCCGGGTTTATTTGGCCGTTATAATGTGAACAATCCGGGCACTTCGGCAATCAATATGCGCGGACAAACCACTTTATTAACTGCTTCGTCAACGGTTACACCTAACAATCCCTACCGGATCAAGCTAGCCATTGGCGATTATAACGATTCCAATTTTGACTCGGCTGTTTTTATCGCCGGAAAGAGTTTTACGACCAATACTAACTTAGGTTCCGACACTACTATTTGTCAGGGCGAAACCATCGTATTACAATCCGGGTTAGGACCACAATTCAATCATGTATGGACTTTCAATCACAATATTATTCCAGGCGCCACGTCATCATCCCTAAGTGTTACGCAAGCCGGACTTTATAGTGTGATCGCCACTACTACAAACGGTACCTGCCAAATGACCGACGAAATTGAGATTACCGATCTGACCATCGGTACACCACAAGATATACGGGTTTGCAATAACGGATCGACCAATTATCCTTTCAATCTAACTCAAAATAATGCCACAGTCTTAGGCTTGAATCCTGCTGATTTCGATGTTTTATATTATGCCTCTTTGGCCGATGCCAATGCCAACAATCCAATTCCGGCTTCCGACATTAATAACTATTTAAGCACCGGCGGACAAACTATCTATATTAAGGTACGCAAACATAACGGAAACGTTATTTGCGACAATCTCACATCGTTCGACCTGATCGTTAACAACACCATTACTCCAGGACAGGCTTTAAACATGACCAAGTGCAGCAATCGCAATGGTCAGCTAAGCTTTGACCTGACGGTGGAAACACCAATTGTCCTAAACGGGCAAAGCCTTAGTGACTTTAGTATCCAATATTTCACCTCGCAAAGCAGCGCCGATAGCAACACTAACAGTATTACCGATCCGACGGCTTTTATCGTAAATGCATCACAATCGCCGGTTACCATATGGGTACGAATGACCGATGTTAATAATCTAAATTGTTATGCGCTTACCAGTTTTACCATCACAATATTACCACTTCCATTGGTGGATGTCCATCCGGATGTTATCGAATGTAGCAGCTATGTATTACCGCCTATTACCAACGGAAATTATTTTTCGGGTTCCAGCGGATCAGGAACGCCACTTTTCCCAGGCGATACCATTACCCAACAAGGCACCTATTATATATACAATACCGCCCCCGGACCTTTGGGATGCGCCGATCAAACTACCTTTGTTGTAACATTAATTGATCAGCTAAGCTTCCCGGAAGTAGGATGCGAACAATATATTATCCGTAGTGCTCCGGCGGGTCATTTTTATACCGGACCAGGCGGAACAGGAACGCTTTTACCCGTAGGAACGGTATTAACCACCAATCAGACGATTTATTTTTATGCAGTGGTCAACGGAAATGTTTGTCAGGAAAAAATATATAATATCCGGATTTTACAAAAACCCGTTGTCGACAAACCTAACGATGTGATCACTTGTAATTCCTATGTTTTACCACAGTTGAACTTTGGCAATTACTATTCCCAACCGGGTGGTGTGGGGCCCCAAATACAGCCTGGAACCGTTATTACTACGTCTCAGGATATCTATGTTTATGCTTTTGACGGAGAATGTGATGACGAGCATCTTTTCCGGGTAACCATCATCGACGGCCCGTCTTTCCAACCGGTAACCGCTTGTGGCGAATATACATTACCTGCTATTGAAGTCGGAAATTATTATACCCAACCCTTAGGTGGTGGCACCCCAATTCCGGCCGGCACGGTGATTTACAATTCACAAACCGTTTACTATTACGCGCCAACCACAAGCACACCCAATTGTACGGATTTTTTAAATTATCAAATTACCATACTTCCAAAACCTTTAGTCGACACACCAGCCGACCGAATGGAATGCGGTCAATATATTTTACCTCCATTAACGAATGGAAACTATTATACCGGAACCGGTGGAACCGGAACACAAATGAGTGCCGGACAAGTGCTGATCAACACACGAACAATCTATGTTTATGCTGTCGCAGCCAACGGTTGTACCAACGAACATGCATTTACCGTAACCATCCGGCCCGTTCCTCCAATCGATAGTTTTACCGATGTCTATACCTGCACCACTTTTACATTACCTCCTTTAAACAACGGAAACTATTTTACAGGACCAGGTGGAACCGGAACCCAGTTAAGTCCTGGTACGGAAATTTCGACTACGCAAACGCTGTATATCTATAACAATTGGAACGATTTTCCGCAATGTAGTAATCAAACGGTATTCACCGTAAATGCAATTGGTGTTGAGGTCGGTACGTTTGACGACATTAAAGCCTGCGACAGCTATACGCTACCCAATCTTACCGTAGGAAATTATTACGCGCAACCAAATGGTCAGGGCGCTATTATTCCGGATGGAACTGTTTTAACCACCAGTCAAACGGTATATGTATATGCCATTTCCGGAAACCGTATTAATTGTACGGACGAAGATGATTTTGTCGTTACGATTTCCACCACTCCAACACTTCCGAATTTCAACAACGTAGAACGCTGCGGTAGTTATACCTTACCGCCATTGCCTTCGGGCGGTTATTTTAGCGGTAGCGGCGGAACGGGCACGGCCTACCAACCGGGCGACAATATAACGACCTCACAAACCGTATATGTATATCTTGCAGCTCCCGATAATGCAAATTGTTTTATCGAAAAACCGTTTCTGGTTACCATATATCCTTTATTAGACCTGAATATACCAGACGGTATCATTTGTGTGGATCCGCTGACCCAGAATCCGCTGACGTCCTATACGATTACAACCGGATTAAATCCTGCTTTGTTTACGGTAGAATGGTATCAAAACAACCAACTGATTCATACCGGACCAAACTATACCGCTACTCAGGTTGGGCAGTATACGATCAACACCATAAAACTCACTCCGGAGTCGGGTAACGATTGCAATTATAATCCAACGACTGTAACCATTGAACCATCCAGTATAGCCGTAGCTACACTTTCCGTTGGAGAACCTTTTTCTGATGACAGTTCGATTTCCGTTAACATAACCGGTGGATATGGTCACTACGAATATCAACTGGACGATGGCAATCCGCAATCTTCCAATTATTTCACTAATGTTTCCGGTGGCGAACACTGGGTAACCATTACCGATACCAAAAACAATTGCGGCAATATCCGACTAAGAGCTTTTATTCTGAAATACCCGAATTTTTTCACACCTAATGGCGATGGCTATAACGACACCTGGAATATCCGCGACCTGCGAAATCAAAAAGATGCACGGATTTATATTTTCGACCGCTATGGTAAATTCCTAAAACAACTTCGACCGGACGGACCGGGTTGGGACGGAACCTATAACGGCTATCCGCTTCCGTCGACCGATTATTGGTTTAAGGTAATCTTTAAAGATAACGGAGAAGAAAAAGAATTTAAGTCCCATTTTTCGATGAAACGGTAG
- the mce gene encoding methylmalonyl-CoA epimerase, translating into MRKIEHIGIAVKDLEVSNVIFEKLFGAPAYKQEEVASEGVKTSFFRNGPNKIELLEATTPDSPIAKFIEKKGEGIHHIAFDVEDIVSEIARLKSEGFTVLNETPKRGADNKLVAFLHPKGTNGVLVELCQEILE; encoded by the coding sequence ATGAGAAAAATAGAGCATATCGGAATAGCGGTAAAAGACCTTGAAGTGTCCAATGTTATTTTTGAAAAATTATTTGGTGCGCCGGCCTACAAGCAGGAGGAAGTGGCAAGCGAAGGTGTGAAGACCTCTTTTTTTAGGAACGGACCGAATAAAATAGAATTATTGGAAGCCACCACTCCGGATAGTCCGATTGCAAAATTTATCGAGAAAAAAGGAGAAGGGATTCATCATATTGCTTTTGATGTAGAAGACATTGTTTCGGAAATTGCCCGTTTAAAATCGGAAGGGTTTACGGTATTGAACGAAACGCCAAAACGCGGTGCCGATAACAAGCTGGTGGCCTTTTTGCACCCTAAAGGGACCAATGGTGTACTGGTAGAACTGTGTCAAGAAATTTTGGAATAA
- the rbfA gene encoding 30S ribosome-binding factor RbfA, which yields METNRQKKIGTVLQKDLVDILQGEVRKNGISNLIISVSKVSVTTDLSIAKVYLSIFPADKGAEILNAIRSNTPLIKHDLSQRVKLQLRKVPNLAFYIDDSLDYIEKIDKALSGDENPIENPELLIKRKKS from the coding sequence ATGGAAACAAATAGACAAAAAAAGATAGGAACCGTTTTGCAGAAAGATCTTGTTGATATTCTGCAGGGCGAAGTGCGTAAAAACGGAATTAGCAATCTAATTATTTCCGTATCGAAAGTAAGTGTCACCACCGATTTATCTATCGCAAAAGTATACCTGAGCATTTTCCCGGCCGATAAAGGAGCCGAAATTCTAAACGCTATCCGTAGTAATACTCCATTGATCAAACACGATTTGTCACAACGTGTAAAACTACAATTGCGCAAAGTACCCAATCTGGCTTTCTATATCGATGACAGCCTTGATTATATCGAAAAAATCGACAAAGCATTAAGCGGCGACGAAAACCCGATCGAAAACCCGGAACTTCTAATCAAACGAAAAAAATCGTAA
- the lepA gene encoding translation elongation factor 4, with amino-acid sequence MKHIRNFCIIAHIDHGKSTLADRLLDATQTVTAREQQAQLLDNMDLERERGITIKSHAIQMEYTYKGEQYILNLIDTPGHVDFSYEVSRSIAACEGALLIVDAAQSIQAQTISNLYLALENDLEIIPVLNKIDLPSANPEEVSDDIVDLLGCKLEDIIPASGKTGLGVDKILEAIIERIPAPKGDKEEPLQALIFDSVYNPFRGIEVIFRVINGEIRKGQKIKFMATGNEYFADEIGTLKLNQVPKQVVSTGDVGYLISGIKEAREVKVGDTITDAKTPTQNMIQGFEDVKPMVFAGIYPVDTEDYEELRNSMEKLQLNDASLVFSPESSAALGFGFRCGFLGMLHMEIIQERLEREFNMTVITTVPNVSYLAYTKKEPDTPQIVNNPSDLPEPSKLDRVEEPYIKATIITKSDFVGQVMSLCIEKRGIITNQTYLTPERVELTFDMPLAEIVFDFYDRLKTVSKGYASFDYSPIGMRTSNLVKVDVLLNANSVDALSALIHADNAYNIGKKMCEKLKELIPRQQFDIPIQAAIGAKIIARETIKALRKDVTAKCYGGDISRKRKLLEKQKKGKKRMRQVGNVEIPQEAFMAVLKLND; translated from the coding sequence ATGAAGCATATTAGAAATTTCTGCATTATTGCACATATCGATCACGGGAAAAGTACCCTTGCCGATCGATTACTGGACGCTACCCAAACCGTGACCGCACGTGAGCAGCAAGCTCAGTTGCTGGACAATATGGATTTGGAACGCGAACGTGGTATTACCATTAAAAGTCACGCAATTCAGATGGAGTACACCTATAAAGGAGAACAGTACATCCTGAACCTGATCGACACTCCGGGTCACGTGGATTTCTCCTATGAGGTATCCCGTTCGATCGCAGCCTGTGAAGGGGCACTTTTAATTGTGGATGCAGCACAGAGTATTCAGGCACAAACCATTTCCAATCTATACCTGGCATTGGAAAACGACCTGGAAATTATCCCTGTTCTAAATAAAATTGATTTACCAAGTGCCAATCCGGAAGAAGTGAGCGATGATATCGTGGATCTGTTAGGCTGTAAGTTGGAAGATATTATCCCGGCATCCGGAAAAACCGGTCTGGGTGTCGATAAAATTCTGGAAGCCATTATTGAACGTATTCCGGCACCTAAAGGTGATAAAGAAGAACCTCTTCAGGCTTTGATTTTTGACTCGGTTTACAATCCGTTCCGCGGAATTGAAGTTATTTTCCGTGTGATTAACGGAGAAATCCGTAAAGGTCAGAAAATTAAATTTATGGCTACCGGTAATGAATATTTTGCCGATGAAATCGGAACCTTAAAATTAAACCAGGTTCCCAAACAGGTTGTCTCTACCGGTGACGTAGGGTATCTGATTTCTGGTATCAAAGAAGCCCGCGAAGTAAAAGTGGGTGATACCATTACCGATGCCAAAACACCAACTCAAAATATGATTCAGGGATTTGAGGATGTAAAACCAATGGTTTTTGCCGGTATTTACCCTGTTGACACCGAGGATTATGAAGAGCTTCGTAACTCCATGGAAAAGCTACAGCTAAATGACGCTTCGCTGGTATTTAGCCCGGAAAGTTCGGCCGCTTTAGGTTTTGGTTTCCGTTGTGGTTTCCTGGGAATGCTTCACATGGAAATCATTCAGGAACGTCTGGAGCGTGAGTTCAACATGACCGTGATCACTACGGTACCTAACGTTTCGTATCTGGCGTACACCAAAAAAGAGCCGGATACTCCACAAATTGTAAACAATCCTTCCGATTTACCGGAACCATCCAAACTGGACCGCGTGGAAGAACCATATATCAAAGCAACAATCATCACCAAATCGGATTTTGTTGGACAGGTAATGAGTCTTTGTATCGAAAAACGCGGTATCATCACCAACCAAACGTATCTAACACCGGAACGTGTGGAGTTGACTTTCGACATGCCATTGGCCGAAATCGTATTTGATTTCTACGACCGATTAAAAACGGTTTCCAAAGGATATGCCTCTTTTGACTACTCGCCTATTGGAATGCGTACGTCGAATCTGGTAAAAGTGGATGTACTCTTAAATGCAAACTCTGTAGATGCTTTATCGGCTTTGATTCATGCCGACAACGCCTATAACATCGGTAAAAAAATGTGTGAAAAGCTAAAAGAGCTGATCCCACGTCAACAATTTGACATTCCGATTCAGGCAGCTATCGGTGCTAAGATCATCGCCCGTGAAACAATTAAAGCGTTGCGTAAAGACGTAACTGCAAAATGTTACGGAGGGGATATCTCCCGTAAACGTAAATTACTCGAAAAACAGAAAAAAGGTAAAAAACGTATGCGTCAGGTAGGTAATGTTGAAATCCCGCAGGAAGCATTTATGGCTGTATTAAAATTAAACGATTAG